The Flavobacterium sp. 140616W15 sequence AAAACATATCTCCCGCTGAGTATGATGTTACATGAGTATCAACCCATTGCCTTCCATTTCCAGAAACCACATAAACCATTTGAAAATAATTGAATACAACATCTCTCAAAGGACATTCGTCAACTTTTTCAATAAGAATTTCATAAGGGGCATGAATATTTTTCTTTTTCATGTCATAAATATACCTAATTAATGCAGATATGTACGGATATCTACCTGTTTTTAATGTATAATTTTGTCTTTTTATAAATAAAGACACTGCAAGTAAATTATTTTGTGATTGATTAACTGACCAAAAACATAAATCAGTTTTAGTAAACCATTTGCTCACAAAAGACTAATAAAGATAAAGCAATTACTTCGCCTATTTTCCTACTAGCTTATGTCTAAATATTATACCATTAAAAACAAAAATTATCTACATTATGAAAGAAGAATTAAATAGAGATTTTAGTAATCACATTGGATACAGTCGCATGTTTGCTGAAAATAAATTGACTATTGGTATTTTCCTTCCCCTGCGATTTTATGAAGGAAATATGAATGCATTAGAAGGGCAATCTGATTTAGTTTCCCTAATAGATCAACATAATTTTGCAGCTGTATGGACTCGTGACGTTCCTTTATTTGATCCTAGTTTTGGTGATGCAGGCCAAGTTTTTGACACCTTTAGCTATTTGGCTTATCTTGCTGCTAAAACGAAACAAATCACATTAGCAACAGGAAGTTTGGTTTTTCCTTTAAGACATCCTGTCGACTTAGCAAAAGCCGCTACAACAATTGATCAATTATCAGGAGGGCGTTTAGTACTTGGCGTTGCATCTGGTGATCGACCTGTAGAATACCCTGCTTATGGTATTGATATTAATATCAGTGGCGAACGTTTTAGAGAAACTGTTTCTATGTTTCGCTCTCTAATATCATCCAAACAAAATCAGGCTATACAATCTACTCTTGGACTAATCAAACAAAATTCTCAATTACTACCTAAACCTGTAAACGATATGATTCCATTATTGGTTACCGGATCTAGCAAACAATCGATGGATTGGATTGGAGAACATGCCGATGGTTGGTTAAGTTACCCTACGCCAACAGCTACGACAGAGGGAGTGATGCAGTTGAAATCAAAGATTGAAAACTGGCGTTCCAAAATAATTCCTCGTGGAGTATTTCGCCCTCATGTAACAAATGAATGGATTGATTTAGTAGATGACCCTGATTTTCCTCGCACACCGCTTCGAGGCGGTTTTATACTTAAAACAGGAAGAAAAGGACTAATCCAGCTTCTAGAAGAATGGCAATCAATAGGAGTTAATCATGCAGCTCTAGGAATACAATTTACCAAACGTCCAGCTTTAGAAACTATACAAGAACTAGCAGAAGAAGTCTTACCATTATTCCCAACTCACAAAGGCACAAAATCAGTACCTCTTCAATATTA is a genomic window containing:
- a CDS encoding LLM class oxidoreductase codes for the protein MKEELNRDFSNHIGYSRMFAENKLTIGIFLPLRFYEGNMNALEGQSDLVSLIDQHNFAAVWTRDVPLFDPSFGDAGQVFDTFSYLAYLAAKTKQITLATGSLVFPLRHPVDLAKAATTIDQLSGGRLVLGVASGDRPVEYPAYGIDINISGERFRETVSMFRSLISSKQNQAIQSTLGLIKQNSQLLPKPVNDMIPLLVTGSSKQSMDWIGEHADGWLSYPTPTATTEGVMQLKSKIENWRSKIIPRGVFRPHVTNEWIDLVDDPDFPRTPLRGGFILKTGRKGLIQLLEEWQSIGVNHAALGIQFTKRPALETIQELAEEVLPLFPTHKGTKSVPLQY